The proteins below are encoded in one region of Nakamurella flava:
- a CDS encoding alpha/beta fold hydrolase — protein sequence MPTVTTDDGVEIFYKDWGSGQPVVFSHGWPLSSDDWDAQLMFFLAHGYRVVAHDRRGHGRSAQVADGHDMDHYADDLAAVVRHLDLRDALHVGHSTGGGEVIHYLARHGVDRAAKAVLVSAVPPIMVQTEDNPGGLPKSFFDGLQEQVATNRASLFWSFPSGPFYGYNRDGVEPDPGIIANWWRQGMSGGAKAHYDGVVAFSQTDFTEDLKAVDIPVLVMHGEDDQVVPYADSGPLSAKLLPQGTLKSYPGYPHGMPTVHADVINADLLEFFRS from the coding sequence ATGCCCACGGTGACCACGGACGACGGGGTGGAGATCTTCTACAAGGACTGGGGATCGGGGCAACCGGTGGTCTTCAGCCACGGCTGGCCGCTGTCGTCCGACGACTGGGACGCCCAGCTGATGTTCTTCCTGGCCCACGGCTACCGGGTGGTCGCCCACGACCGGCGCGGCCACGGCCGGTCGGCGCAGGTGGCCGACGGCCACGACATGGACCACTACGCCGACGATCTGGCGGCCGTCGTGCGGCATCTCGATCTGCGCGACGCGCTGCACGTCGGTCACTCGACCGGCGGCGGCGAGGTCATCCACTATCTGGCCCGGCACGGGGTCGACCGGGCCGCGAAGGCGGTGCTGGTGTCGGCGGTCCCGCCCATCATGGTGCAGACCGAGGACAATCCGGGGGGCCTGCCCAAGTCGTTCTTCGACGGGCTGCAGGAGCAGGTGGCGACGAACCGGGCCTCGCTGTTCTGGTCGTTCCCGTCCGGTCCGTTCTACGGCTACAACCGCGACGGGGTGGAGCCTGACCCGGGCATCATCGCCAACTGGTGGCGGCAGGGCATGTCGGGTGGCGCCAAGGCGCACTACGACGGGGTGGTCGCCTTCTCGCAGACCGATTTCACCGAGGACCTGAAGGCGGTCGACATCCCGGTCCTGGTGATGCACGGCGAGGACGACCAGGTGGTGCCCTACGCCGACTCGGGACCGCTGTCGGCGAAGCTGCTCCCGCAGGGCACGTTGAAGTCCTACCCGGGGTATCCGCACGGCATGCCGACCGTGCACGCCGACGTCATCAACGCCGATCTCCTGGAATTCTTCCGGTCCTGA